One Stratiformator vulcanicus genomic window, GCTGCTATCTCGGGGGCTGCACCATCTATGAGTTGACCACCGGCAATAGCGCCGTCGAGATCGATTGGAAACCCGATGGGCTCTCGCAAGAGCAAGCGGAGTCATTGCGAGAAGCCGCCCATCAGGCGATCGAAGAGTCGGCCTCGGTCGTCGTGAATTAGAAAGAAAACAAGCCGCGCACGAAGTAAGCGGATGAACGGGCGGCGCAACATCGATCCGCTTACTTCGTGCGCGGCTTGTGTCGTTGGCGATCACTCACTGTGCGATGCTTTGTGGTGATCGCCTAAGAGATCGCGGCCGAAGTCGCCGTTGAAATCACGCCAGACGGCGTGGATGTGATTGGCTCCGTTCTGCGTGTTGTCGAGTTCGAACAGGAACTCGGGCGTCTGGATGCGGTAGTAGTGCTTTTCGCCCCGCGTCGTGCTGCCGGCCCAGGCGAAGTGGATGTCGGTTTGCTCTTTCGTTTTGCGACGCGCTCGGAACTGGCTGATGACGCCATCGGCGTATTTGTCGGTCGTGTAGGTTCCGATCAGTTTGTGGAGCATGGCCTGCTGATCCTTGCTCAGCTCGCTGTAGCGGATGCCTTTCGCCGGAAGAAAGTCGTCCTTGCTGACGCGGCTTTTCGCCTTGGTGATGACATCAGCCGGGGCCCGCTTCTGGAAGACCGCCTTCTCCAACTGCTCGGGGCTCATTGAGTCAATGAGCTGATAGGCGAAGTCTTCTTCATCCGCAATCACCCGCAGCCCGGCCCGTGGACCCGACAGGACTTCCGCCGGATTGGTGCCGAAGAAGCTGGGTGTGACCGAGAACGTTTTGCCGTCGATCAGCATCACGTTGAGTGAAAGGTGATGGCCTTCGAACCGCCAGCCCCATGACTTGCTCTCCGACGGCGTTCCGAAGATCGATACGTAGTAGAGTTCGGGCTTGCGATGAGGCGCCCCGTTTTCGAGCTCGAACAGGACCGCCTCAAGCGATTGGATCGCCAGAACCTGCAAGTGACCTTTGTTGGTCAGCGCCGACTGCACCAGCCCACGAGCCCAAAGGCGCTGTTCGGGCTTCATGTCTTCGATGGCGAGGCCGAAGCGTTTGCCTTCCGGCTTGATGAATTTATCGGGCAGGTAGGCCCATTTCTCACGTCGATCGGAGTTCCACTCGAACGTCGCTTTTTCCTTCTGCTCTTTGTCGAGCGTCGCCAGGAATTGCCGGGCGGCCTTGAGCATCGCCGCCTTCGTCTCGGCGGAGGCTTCCTGATGCGCGTGGCTGTGTCCCTCGTGCGCAGTGACGACAGAGGGGGCAAGGAGCAGGGCTGCCAGAGGGAGGGCGAAGACGTTTCGAGCGTTAGTCATGGCGGGTCCGCGGTGAGAAAATTCTATCCTGTCGCTCTCGGTATCAACCGGGGCGACCAGCGAACATAGGGCACGGCTGATGCGTTCGCAACAACCGCCGGGTCAGCAGACGCTTTGCCCGCCCGGCGAACCCCGGTATCTTTCGGGGTTGCCTGCCCACACGGGCTGGTTTTTGTTTCCGATATGTCACGGTAGATCCCGCAGGAGTCGCCGATGTCCGGCTTGCGTTTGGAAGGTAAGAAGTTGCTCGTCACCGGTTCCAGTAAGGGAATCGGAGCGGGCTGTATTTTGGCAGCGGCGAAAGATGGAGCCGATTGCGCGATCAATTACCGCGGTGACAAAGAGTCGGCCGAGAAGGTCGCCGACGAAGTCCGCTCACTCGGCCGCAAAGCCGTGGTGCTTCAGGCCGATGCCTCCGACCAGGCACAGGTCGAAGAACTGGTCGCCAAAGCGGCCGAGGGTCTGGGCGGCTTGAACGCCTTCGTCTCGAACGCTGCCTTTTCTGACCGCGAGCCATTTCTCGATGCTGACATGGCAGGCGTCAAGAAAACGATCGACATCAGCATGTGGGGCGCGTTCTACGCGCTCCGCGCCGCCGGACGGCACATGCGGGACAACGGCGGCGGGACGTGCGTCGTGATCAGCAGCCCGCACGCGGAAATCGCCTTCCCGACCGCGATCGCCTACAACATGGCCAAAGCGGCGATCGATCACATGGCCCGCACCGCCGCGGTCGAATGCTACAAGTACGGCATCCGCATCAACATCTGCCACCCCGGCTGGATCGACACCCCCGGCGAGCGCAAGTTCTTCACCGAGGAGCAGCTCAAAGAGGGGGGCGAGTCACTGCTCGTCGGCCGTCTCGGCCAACCCTCCGAAGTCGGCGACGCCGTCGTCTATCTGCTCAGCGAGGAAAGCCGCTACATGATCGGCTCCACCCTCACCATCGACGGCGGCGTGAAACTTCCGTTCTGGAGCAAACGCGAAGAAGGCGGGCAGTAGAAACGCGAAAAGCCCACGGATTGCAATCCGTGGGCTTTGGAAGCGTGACCCATTTCACGAGTTCTTAGAACCGGATTCCGATTCCGACTCGCGGACCGAAGTACGAGAAGCCGCGACCGTAGCCGCCATAGCCGTAGTAGCCACCGTAGGGTCGGCCGTAAAAGCCGCCGTAATAAGGTCGGTAGACGCGCGGCCGAACGACGGCTCCATAGTAGCCACCGTAGTAGGGTCGGCCGTAAAAGCCTCGGTAGCCGCTGTAATAAGGTCGACTGTAGTAGCCGCCTCCGTAATAGCCGCCGCCCGCGTAAAACACTTGGGCGTCCGCCTGGCTGGCACCGACGACCGTGTTGCCGGCGGTGTCACTGATTTCCGCAAAGCCCAGCGCCAGCGCAACGGCTCCCGCCATCAACATACTCTTGAACATCCTGCTTCTCCCCTGATTTTGATTCGACCTGTCGACGTGCGAATCCGTCCGTCGTGCGGCCACTCCGTGGATGCCCCTCCACGGGGAATCATACCCGGAATCGGCAAAAGGTGTACCGATTCGTCGATTCGCGATAATCGATTCTACCCGCAAGCCGCCCTATAAAGTTGACCCGGCTTTGGGATGGCACTGATTTTGAGCCGAATTGCCTCGGCTCTTCGCTTGGTTTCCGCGTCCTTCGGCCAACATGGCCCATGCCGATTTACGGCGCGATAAGCGACCACTCCGATCGGCGAGCGAGCGAATGCAACCCTCGCGACACGCCATCAGAATCTGGCCAACTCACTTCGGTTCTCGCGAGAAAGCCCCGGACAAGAGCCGCCCGGGGCTTCGCGTGCGACAATTGTCGACTCGCGCGGATCAATAACGAAAGCCGAAGCTGAAGTTGTTGCCGCGGTAGTAAAACGCGTTACCGCGATTGAAACGGCGTCCACCGTTGAAGTGACGGCCACCGTAGTAGCCTCGATTACCGTAAAAGTTGTTGAAGCGGCCGCGGTGGAACGACTGATGTCGATTGAAATTGTGATAGCCGCCGTAATAGCGACGATCTTGGAATCGACGGTCGAATTGCCGACCGCGATTATAGTTGCGGCCGATGTAGATCCGCTGCGCCTGAGCTTCGTTCGCTCCGACGATCGGACGTCCGTTGGTGCCGATCAAATCGACAGCTCCGACTCCGAGTGTGACGGCGCCGGCCATTAGTAGTTTCTGGAACATCTTATTCTCCAGTTGGATTCGAGCGTTCGGCTTGCCGGCAAACGCTGCCTGCGTGCCGAAGCTTCGTAAGTGTCCCTCAACAGGGCCCTTTGCGTCCGATGTCGGGCTAAGTGTCGGGAGCATTCCCGACATGGCATCGTGCGGGTTCGAGGAAACGGATAAATCGAACGGGCGGCGGCGTGACGGGTGAGAAGACGGGAGGGACGGAACACAGTGTCCACCCACACCGCCACGCCGACCTTGCCCGGATGAAAGGTGAGGGTTGAGAGGCCAGAGGTGAGAGGCATTCCTGCGAACACCTCACCCCCCGGTCTCATCCCCTGCTGCCGCAGGCCCAAAGACACGAAGTGTCCCGGAGACACGAACGGCCTGTGGCCCTAGCGGCGGATGCCGAGTGCAAAGTTGGGAGTTTGCACGAAGAAACCTCTGCGACCGCCGCGGTTCCCGTAAGGGAGGTACGGGTTGATTCCCGGTCGTCCCCGGTAGAGGCCTTGGCCGTACCCGAAGTTGCCAATACCGCGGTTGAAACCAACGTTGTTAAGACCGCCGTTATTAAATCCACGATTAAAGCCACGGTTGTAGACCGGGCCGTAAGGTTGGACCGGCCCGCCGTAGTAACCGCAACCGGGGTTGATCGGCGGATAATAGCCGTGTCCGGCCTGAGCTTCCTGAGTGGTGCCGATCGCACCAACGCCGAGGGCCATTGCTCCGCACAGCATGATCTTGGTCAACATTATCTCATCTCCATAGGGTCGCTTGGGGAAAGCGTGGGTGTGTTGTTTTCTGCTGACTGATCCCCGTCGTCGGCGATATCAGAAAATGCGATGGGCGTGCCACAGTACGGTCTACGGCGATACTTTGCGCGCAAAGTATTCCTGGAAAAAGACTTACCTTCGATTACAAAATTTGATTTGAAATCGTCATTCGGCGAGAACCGTGATCAATTTCACCTCGGGTGAACCCGAATCGACGACAGTCCAGCACTCGTGCTGCCAGTTTTCGGCGAACGTTGGTACGCTCCGCGTGGGTAAAACTTGGCCGAGGTGCTGCCATTGGTCCGTAGCGACGAGATGTCAAAAGATGAATCGATCACTCGAAATCGCCCTGTTCAGCCTCACGGCGATCCTGATTTGTGGATGCTCCGAGAAGCCCTCGGGTGATTCGGTTTCGGAAGTCGATGCCGCGACCGACTCGCAGCGGGCCGCGGCGACCGCGGAATCAACGAACGGGACTTCCGATTCGCCAGATATCTCGGACCGAACCTTCCGCCCCGTCGTGTTGGACTTGGCGCCGTCGAACGAAGTTGCCGGCGGAAACGCCGGCGCGGCCGATCGCGCGTCGGCGAAGTCCGTTCGCGAGGCACTCAAGCCGTTACAAAT contains:
- a CDS encoding SDR family NAD(P)-dependent oxidoreductase, which encodes MSGLRLEGKKLLVTGSSKGIGAGCILAAAKDGADCAINYRGDKESAEKVADEVRSLGRKAVVLQADASDQAQVEELVAKAAEGLGGLNAFVSNAAFSDREPFLDADMAGVKKTIDISMWGAFYALRAAGRHMRDNGGGTCVVISSPHAEIAFPTAIAYNMAKAAIDHMARTAAVECYKYGIRINICHPGWIDTPGERKFFTEEQLKEGGESLLVGRLGQPSEVGDAVVYLLSEESRYMIGSTLTIDGGVKLPFWSKREEGGQ
- a CDS encoding DUF3500 domain-containing protein codes for the protein MTNARNVFALPLAALLLAPSVVTAHEGHSHAHQEASAETKAAMLKAARQFLATLDKEQKEKATFEWNSDRREKWAYLPDKFIKPEGKRFGLAIEDMKPEQRLWARGLVQSALTNKGHLQVLAIQSLEAVLFELENGAPHRKPELYYVSIFGTPSESKSWGWRFEGHHLSLNVMLIDGKTFSVTPSFFGTNPAEVLSGPRAGLRVIADEEDFAYQLIDSMSPEQLEKAVFQKRAPADVITKAKSRVSKDDFLPAKGIRYSELSKDQQAMLHKLIGTYTTDKYADGVISQFRARRKTKEQTDIHFAWAGSTTRGEKHYYRIQTPEFLFELDNTQNGANHIHAVWRDFNGDFGRDLLGDHHKASHSE